The region ATCTCGGCGTCGCCGTCGTACTTCACCCGGGGCCAGAAGAAGCCGCGCAGGCCGTCCTTGCGGTTGCGCGGCACGACGTGAACGTGCAGGTGGGGGACGCTCTGGCTGATCCGGTTGTTCATCGCGACGAACGTGCCGGCCGCGCCGGTGCCCACTTCGACCGCCCGCGTGACGGCCCGGACCCGGGCGAAGAACGGCCCGACCTCCTCCGGCGGCAGGTCCGGGAGGGTCTCGACGTGGCCGCGCGGGACGACGAGCACGTGCCCCTTGAACACCGGGCGGGCGTCGAGGAAGGCGGCGGCGACCTCGTCGTCCAGCACCACCCGCGCGGGCCGCTCCCCCGCCACGATCTCACAGAACACGCAGCCGTCCACGGCACCATTCTGGATCAACCTCCGGGGGATGCCGCGCGAAGGCCGGGCATCCGCCGCCGTCTCGACGCGGCCGGCGTACGGCGGATGCCCGGCACCGCGAGAAAATCACTCCTGGGCGTTCTTGGCGGCCTGCTGGGCGTCCTTCCGGACCCGCTCGATCTGTGCCTGCGTGACGTTCAGCGCGCCGAACTGCTTGACCGCCTGGTAG is a window of Microbispora sp. NBC_01189 DNA encoding:
- a CDS encoding HIT family protein; the protein is MDGCVFCEIVAGERPARVVLDDEVAAAFLDARPVFKGHVLVVPRGHVETLPDLPPEEVGPFFARVRAVTRAVEVGTGAAGTFVAMNNRISQSVPHLHVHVVPRNRKDGLRGFFWPRVKYDGDAEIADYAARIRAALDAGE